From a region of the Brassica oleracea var. oleracea cultivar TO1000 unplaced genomic scaffold, BOL UnpScaffold00795, whole genome shotgun sequence genome:
- the LOC106320082 gene encoding RHOMBOID-like protein 2, protein MANRDVERGGKQNREVHNNNNYFYDESSRDTHWTPWLVPAIVVANLAVFIAVMFVNDCPKKINGPNKACVARFLGRFSFQPLRENPLFGPSSSTLERMGALEWRKVVHEHQGWRLVTCMWLHAGIIHLLTNMLSLIFIGIRLEQQFGFIRVGLIYLVSGFGGSILSSLFLQESISVGASGALFGLLGAMLSELLTNWTIYANKAAALVTLLFIIAINLGLGLLPRVDNFAHIGGFLTGLCLGFILLVRPQYGWEASRTNTSVTKRKHSMYQYVLFVVAAVLLVVGLTVGLVMLFKGENGNKHCKWCHRLSCFPTSKWTC, encoded by the exons ATGGCGAACAGAGATGTGGAGAGAGGTGGGAAGCAAAACAGAGAAGTTCATAACAACAATAACTATTTCTATGACGAAAGCTCCCGCGACACTCATTGGACTCCATGGCTGGTTCCGGCCATCGTTGTGGCGAATCTCGCCGTCTTTATCGCCGTTATGTTCGTTAACGACTGTCCTAAGAAAATCAACGGACCCAACAAAGCCTGCGTCGCTAGGTTCCTCGGAAGATTCTCGTTTCAGCCACTTAGAGAGAATCCTCTGTTCGGCCCATCTTCTTCAAC ATTGGAGAGAATGGGAGCATTGGAGTGGAGGAAAGTAGTACATGAGCATCAAGGATGGAGACTTGTCACTTGTATGTGGCTACACGCTGGAATCATTCATCTTCTTACCAATATGTTGAGTTTGATCTTCATTGGTATCCGCCTTGAGCAGCAGTTTGGCTTCA TAAGGGTCGGGCTTATCTACTTAGTATCTGGTTTCGGTGGAAGCatactctcttctctcttccttcaAGAAAGTATCTCTGTTGGTGCTTCTGGTGCTCTCTTCGGACTTCTTGGAGCTATGTTATCTGAACTTCTCACTAATTGGACAATCTATGCCAACAAG GCGGCTGCTCTTGTCACACTCCTATTCATCATAGCAATCAACTTAGGACTAGGCTTGTTGCCTCGGGTTGACAATTTCGCGCATATTGGAGGGTTCTTAACCGGGCTCTGCCTCGGGTTTATCCTCCTTGTCCGGCCACAGTACGGCTGGGAAGCTTCCCGCACCAACACTTCCGTTACTAAACGCAAGCATAGCATGTACCAGTACGTCCTGTTCGTAGTCGCAGCGGTTCTACTTGTGGTCGGGTTAACTGTTGGATTGGTGATGCTTTTCAAAGGAGAGAATGGGAACAAGCATTGCAAATGGTGTCATCGCCTCAGCTGTTTCCCTACTTCTAAATGGACCtgttaa
- the LOC106320079 gene encoding phosphatidylinositol glycan anchor biosynthesis class U protein isoform X1, with the protein MTKDDGEMVEEQKKKPCRFWIWALSSVLFRLILISYAGNLNLSSRPEVSTPLTSIRRLAEGYWLKQASMSPYAGSMYHGSPLLLSLLGPLTVQRIKGQPSHLFCSLVFVIADILSAILLRGIGKKLQMAYGLNARLLGRLKSPRDKAGILPCGDIAALVYLWNPFTIVCSVGLSTSPIENLAVILALNGAVTRRVPLAAFGLVMATHLSLYPAILTIPVIFLLGYGLDAPPLKLFLQTRNVESGNRSSTSSASKQAKSKPTAQLPFLWKTVVHFVFWALVWSLCVMVLCRLSLSKHGGLEEMFKRTYGFILSIEDLSPNIGVFWYFFAEVFDFFRNFFLIVFHVNILFMLLPLAIRLKHRPCFLAFIYLAISSLLKSYPSVGDSALYLSLWALFVNELADMKFSFFLFCGYLGVSLLSPVMHNLWIWRGTGNANFYFGNAIGYACFQIVFVVESVSAMLNHDRALKKCNPNHQKVKN; encoded by the exons ATGACGAAAGACGACGGAGAAATGGTAgaggagcagaagaagaagccatgccGGTTCTGGATTTGGGCCTTATCCTCCGTACTTTTCCGATTGATCCTGATCTCATACGCGGGAAATCTCAACCTCTCTTCCCGTCCGGAGGTCTCCACTCCTCTCACCAGCATTCGCCGCC ttgcTGAAGGTTACTGGTTGAAGCAGGCATCAATGTCACCATATGCAG GATCTATGTATCATGGCTCACCGTTGCTGCTCTCGCTTCTCGGACCTCTCACGGTTCAGAG GATCAAAGGGCAACCAAGTCACCTCTTTTGCAG CTTGGTTTTTGTTATTGCAGATATATTAAGTGCAATACTTCTTCGAGGTATTGGTAAGAAACTCCAGATGGCTTATGGATTGAATGCTAGGCTACTCGGCCGTCTTAAGTCTCCAAGGGATAAAG CAGGGATCCTACCTTGCGGTGATATTGCTGCTCTTGTGTACTTGTGGAATCCTTTCACCATCGTATGCTCTGTGGGTTTATCAACTTCTCCAATCGAGAATCTGGCTGTTATATTGGCACTTAATGGAGCAGTTACTC GACGAGTTCCTTTGGCGGCTTTTGGTTTAGTCATGGCCACACATTTATCTCTTTATCCTGCAATTCTTACAATTCCT GTAATCTTTCTATTGGGATATGGTTTGGATGCTCCTCCTCTAAAATTGTTCCTTCAGACCAGAAATGTAGAAAGTGGTAACAGATCATCAACCTCTTCTGCTTCTAAACAAGCCAAATCGAAACCGACTGCACAACTTCCCTTCTTATGGAAAACAGTCGTGCACTTCGTGTTCTGGGCACTTGTGTGGTCGCTCTGTGTAATGGTTTTGTGTAGGTTATCACTGAGTAAGCATGGCGGGCTCGAAGAGATGTTCAAGAG GACATATGGTTTCATTCTGAGTATCGAAGATCTGTCACCGAACATCGGAGTCTTTTG GTACTTCTTTGCAGAAGTCTTCGACTTCTTCAGAAACTTCTTCTTGATAGTATTCCACGTAAACATACTGTTTATGTTACTGCCTTTAGCCATACGGTTGAAACATCGACCTTGCTTCCTGGCTTTCATTTACTTGGCGATCTCCTCACTTCTCAAATCTTACCCTTCG GTTGGAGATTCAGCGttgtatttgagtttatggGCATTGTTCGTCAATGAGTTAGCAG ATATGAAGTTCTCGTTCTTCCTCTTCTGTGGATATCTTGGTGTTTCTCTCCTCAGCCCTGTGATGCACAATCTCTGGATATGGCGG GGCACCGGTAACGCCAATTTCTACTTTGGAAACGCTATTGGCTATGCGTGCTTTCAG ATCGTTTTCGTGGTTGAGAGCGTAAGCGCAATGCTGAACCATGATCGAGCCCTGAAGAAATGTAACCCGAACCATCAAAAAGTCAAGAACTAA
- the LOC106320079 gene encoding phosphatidylinositol glycan anchor biosynthesis class U protein isoform X2 gives MTKDDGEMVEEQKKKPCRFWIWALSSVLFRLILISYAGNLNLSSRPEVSTPLTSIRRLAEGYWLKQASMSPYAGSMYHGSPLLLSLLGPLTVQRIKGQPSHLFCSLVFVIADILSAILLRGIGKKLQMAYGLNARLLGRLKSPRDKGILPCGDIAALVYLWNPFTIVCSVGLSTSPIENLAVILALNGAVTRRVPLAAFGLVMATHLSLYPAILTIPVIFLLGYGLDAPPLKLFLQTRNVESGNRSSTSSASKQAKSKPTAQLPFLWKTVVHFVFWALVWSLCVMVLCRLSLSKHGGLEEMFKRTYGFILSIEDLSPNIGVFWYFFAEVFDFFRNFFLIVFHVNILFMLLPLAIRLKHRPCFLAFIYLAISSLLKSYPSVGDSALYLSLWALFVNELADMKFSFFLFCGYLGVSLLSPVMHNLWIWRGTGNANFYFGNAIGYACFQIVFVVESVSAMLNHDRALKKCNPNHQKVKN, from the exons ATGACGAAAGACGACGGAGAAATGGTAgaggagcagaagaagaagccatgccGGTTCTGGATTTGGGCCTTATCCTCCGTACTTTTCCGATTGATCCTGATCTCATACGCGGGAAATCTCAACCTCTCTTCCCGTCCGGAGGTCTCCACTCCTCTCACCAGCATTCGCCGCC ttgcTGAAGGTTACTGGTTGAAGCAGGCATCAATGTCACCATATGCAG GATCTATGTATCATGGCTCACCGTTGCTGCTCTCGCTTCTCGGACCTCTCACGGTTCAGAG GATCAAAGGGCAACCAAGTCACCTCTTTTGCAG CTTGGTTTTTGTTATTGCAGATATATTAAGTGCAATACTTCTTCGAGGTATTGGTAAGAAACTCCAGATGGCTTATGGATTGAATGCTAGGCTACTCGGCCGTCTTAAGTCTCCAAGGGATAAAG GGATCCTACCTTGCGGTGATATTGCTGCTCTTGTGTACTTGTGGAATCCTTTCACCATCGTATGCTCTGTGGGTTTATCAACTTCTCCAATCGAGAATCTGGCTGTTATATTGGCACTTAATGGAGCAGTTACTC GACGAGTTCCTTTGGCGGCTTTTGGTTTAGTCATGGCCACACATTTATCTCTTTATCCTGCAATTCTTACAATTCCT GTAATCTTTCTATTGGGATATGGTTTGGATGCTCCTCCTCTAAAATTGTTCCTTCAGACCAGAAATGTAGAAAGTGGTAACAGATCATCAACCTCTTCTGCTTCTAAACAAGCCAAATCGAAACCGACTGCACAACTTCCCTTCTTATGGAAAACAGTCGTGCACTTCGTGTTCTGGGCACTTGTGTGGTCGCTCTGTGTAATGGTTTTGTGTAGGTTATCACTGAGTAAGCATGGCGGGCTCGAAGAGATGTTCAAGAG GACATATGGTTTCATTCTGAGTATCGAAGATCTGTCACCGAACATCGGAGTCTTTTG GTACTTCTTTGCAGAAGTCTTCGACTTCTTCAGAAACTTCTTCTTGATAGTATTCCACGTAAACATACTGTTTATGTTACTGCCTTTAGCCATACGGTTGAAACATCGACCTTGCTTCCTGGCTTTCATTTACTTGGCGATCTCCTCACTTCTCAAATCTTACCCTTCG GTTGGAGATTCAGCGttgtatttgagtttatggGCATTGTTCGTCAATGAGTTAGCAG ATATGAAGTTCTCGTTCTTCCTCTTCTGTGGATATCTTGGTGTTTCTCTCCTCAGCCCTGTGATGCACAATCTCTGGATATGGCGG GGCACCGGTAACGCCAATTTCTACTTTGGAAACGCTATTGGCTATGCGTGCTTTCAG ATCGTTTTCGTGGTTGAGAGCGTAAGCGCAATGCTGAACCATGATCGAGCCCTGAAGAAATGTAACCCGAACCATCAAAAAGTCAAGAACTAA
- the LOC106320079 gene encoding phosphatidylinositol glycan anchor biosynthesis class U protein isoform X3, which translates to MAHRCCSRFSDLSRFRGSKGNQVTSFADILSAILLRGIGKKLQMAYGLNARLLGRLKSPRDKGILPCGDIAALVYLWNPFTIVCSVGLSTSPIENLAVILALNGAVTRRVPLAAFGLVMATHLSLYPAILTIPVIFLLGYGLDAPPLKLFLQTRNVESGNRSSTSSASKQAKSKPTAQLPFLWKTVVHFVFWALVWSLCVMVLCRLSLSKHGGLEEMFKRTYGFILSIEDLSPNIGVFWYFFAEVFDFFRNFFLIVFHVNILFMLLPLAIRLKHRPCFLAFIYLAISSLLKSYPSVGDSALYLSLWALFVNELADMKFSFFLFCGYLGVSLLSPVMHNLWIWRGTGNANFYFGNAIGYACFQIVFVVESVSAMLNHDRALKKCNPNHQKVKN; encoded by the exons ATGGCTCACCGTTGCTGCTCTCGCTTCTCGGACCTCTCACGGTTCAGAG GATCAAAGGGCAACCAAGTCACCTCTTTTGCAG ATATATTAAGTGCAATACTTCTTCGAGGTATTGGTAAGAAACTCCAGATGGCTTATGGATTGAATGCTAGGCTACTCGGCCGTCTTAAGTCTCCAAGGGATAAAG GGATCCTACCTTGCGGTGATATTGCTGCTCTTGTGTACTTGTGGAATCCTTTCACCATCGTATGCTCTGTGGGTTTATCAACTTCTCCAATCGAGAATCTGGCTGTTATATTGGCACTTAATGGAGCAGTTACTC GACGAGTTCCTTTGGCGGCTTTTGGTTTAGTCATGGCCACACATTTATCTCTTTATCCTGCAATTCTTACAATTCCT GTAATCTTTCTATTGGGATATGGTTTGGATGCTCCTCCTCTAAAATTGTTCCTTCAGACCAGAAATGTAGAAAGTGGTAACAGATCATCAACCTCTTCTGCTTCTAAACAAGCCAAATCGAAACCGACTGCACAACTTCCCTTCTTATGGAAAACAGTCGTGCACTTCGTGTTCTGGGCACTTGTGTGGTCGCTCTGTGTAATGGTTTTGTGTAGGTTATCACTGAGTAAGCATGGCGGGCTCGAAGAGATGTTCAAGAG GACATATGGTTTCATTCTGAGTATCGAAGATCTGTCACCGAACATCGGAGTCTTTTG GTACTTCTTTGCAGAAGTCTTCGACTTCTTCAGAAACTTCTTCTTGATAGTATTCCACGTAAACATACTGTTTATGTTACTGCCTTTAGCCATACGGTTGAAACATCGACCTTGCTTCCTGGCTTTCATTTACTTGGCGATCTCCTCACTTCTCAAATCTTACCCTTCG GTTGGAGATTCAGCGttgtatttgagtttatggGCATTGTTCGTCAATGAGTTAGCAG ATATGAAGTTCTCGTTCTTCCTCTTCTGTGGATATCTTGGTGTTTCTCTCCTCAGCCCTGTGATGCACAATCTCTGGATATGGCGG GGCACCGGTAACGCCAATTTCTACTTTGGAAACGCTATTGGCTATGCGTGCTTTCAG ATCGTTTTCGTGGTTGAGAGCGTAAGCGCAATGCTGAACCATGATCGAGCCCTGAAGAAATGTAACCCGAACCATCAAAAAGTCAAGAACTAA
- the LOC106320077 gene encoding LOW QUALITY PROTEIN: scarecrow-like protein 28 (The sequence of the model RefSeq protein was modified relative to this genomic sequence to represent the inferred CDS: inserted 1 base in 1 codon) has translation MENRNGEPGLQSLFXQRRRSSSSTTASSVHDDRMLAGCSSSSLLSPTRRLRSEAAAATSSAVSVHFPMNTQRLDLPCSSSNFPRKETPSSRPLGRSISLDNINSNNNNNNKTGGCSLKQSIKLPPLATTRGNADGFSWNNDNNNNREKKSLKRLAEDKEDESCLSRVKRQRGETGDEHNMGFWFDHFTPASLPFSLTCSGDNDEKLISTQPLRGHPHWVNSVITELAGLGDKDIESNRPASGSSTSASAESHSFRHRVPEPTNGSRHPYTQHGGSAERRTIENINNNNNNNHRNDTQRDLELVNLLTGCLEAIRTRNIAAINHFIARTGELASPRGTTPMTRLIAYYTEALALRVARMWPHIFHITPPRDFEDESANALRFLNQVTPIPKFIHYTANSMLLRAFEGKERVHIIDFDIKQGLQWPSFFQSLASRPNPPRHVRITGVGESKHELNETGDRLHGFAEAMHLQFQFHPVVDRLEDVRLWMLHVKEGEAVAVNCVSQMHKTLYDGTGAAVRDFVGLVRSTNPVAVVIAEQEAEHNSVQLETRVFNSLKYYSAVFDVMHKRLGADSLMRVKIEEVLFGREIRSIVACEGSHRQERHVGFGQWRRMLEQLGFMSLGVSEREVFQSKMLLRMYGDGDEEFFNVERSDEDGGGVTLRWLDQPLYTVSAWSVGGSS, from the exons ATGGAAAACCGGAATGGAGAACCGGGTCTACAAAGTCTGT ATCAACGGAGGagatcatcttcttcaacaacaGCTTCCTCTGTTCATGATGAT AGGATGTTGGCAGGTTGTTCAAGTTCATCATTGTTGTCACCGACCAGAAGATTAAGGAgtgaagcagcagcagcaacatcATCAGCCGTATCAGTACATTTTCCCATGAACACACAAAGATTGGACTTACCCTGCAGCAGTAGTAACTTCCCCCGCAAGGAAACACCTTCCAGCCGACCACTTGGACGCAGCATCTCACTCGACAAcatcaacagcaacaacaacaacaacaacaaaactgGTGGATGTTCGCTTAAGCAGAGCATAAAGCTTCCACCTTTGGCAACTACAAGAGGAAATGCAGATGGGTTTTCATGGAAcaacgacaacaacaacaacagagagaagaagagtttgAAGAGATTGGCTGAAGACAAGGAGGACGAGTCTTGTCTGAGCAGAGTGAAGAGGCAAAGAGGTGAAACAGGAGATGAACACAACATGGGTTTCTGGTTTGATCATTTCACTCCAGCATCATTACCCTTTTCTTTGACATGTTCAGGTGATAATGATGAAAAGTTGATCTCTACTCAGCCTTTACGGGGTCATCCACACTGGGTTAACTCGGTTATCACCGAGTTAGCTGGTTTAGGCGATAAGGACATCGAGAGTAACCGTCCTGCTTCAGGATCATCAACAAGCGCATCAGCAGAGAGTCATAGCTTCAGACACAGAGTACCAGAACCCACAAACGGTTCAAGGCATCCATATACACAACACGGAGGCAGCGCAGAGAGAAGGACCATTGAgaacatcaacaacaacaacaacaacaatcacagGAACGACACACAGAGAGATTTGGAGCTTGTGAATCTCCTTACCGGATGCTTAGAAGCGATCAGAACAAGAAACATAGCAGCGATCAACCATTTCATCGCAAGAACCGGTGAACTTGCTTCTCCTAGAGGAACAACACCAATGACTCGTCTCATAGCTTACTACACCGAAGCTCTAGCTCTAAGAGTGGCTCGCATGTGGCCTCACATCTTCCACATCACACCGCCTCGTGACTTCGAGGACGAGTCAGCAAACGCGTTGAGGTTCTTGAACCAAGTGACACCAATCCCAAAGTTCATTCACTACACAGCGAACTCGATGCTACTCAGAGCGTTCGAAGGGAAAGAGAGAGTTCACATCATCGACTTCGACATCAAGCAAGGCTTACAATGGCCCAGCTTCTTCCAAAGCCTAGCTTCAAGGCCCAATCCACCACGACACGTGCGCATCACAGGCGTTGGAGAATCCAAACACGAGCTCAACGAGACGGGAGACCGTCTCCACGGCTTCGCGGAGGCGATGCATCTCCAGTTCCAGTTCCATCCCGTGGTGGATAGGCTCGAGGACGTTAGGCTGTGGATGCTTCACGTCAAGGAAGGCGAAGCCGTCGCCGTGAACTGCGTTTCGCAGATGCACAAGACGCTTTACGACGGGACAGGAGCTGCGGTTAGAGACTTTGTGGGTTTGGTCAGAAGCACCAACCCTGTAGCTGTCGTTATTGCAGAACAGGAAGCGGAACACAACTCCGTGCAGCTCGAGACGAGAGTGTTTAACTCGCTAAAGTACTATTCCGCGGTTTTTGACGTGATGCACAAGCGTCTCGGTGCGGATAGCTTGATGAGGGTTAAGATCGAGGAGGTTTTGTTCGGGAGAGAGATCAGGAGCATTGTGGCGTGCGAAGGAAGTCATCGGCAGGAGAGGCATGTGGGTTTTGGGCAGTGGAGGAGGATGCTGGAGCAGTTAGGGTTTATGAGTCTTGGAGTTTCGGAGAGAGAGGTTTTCCAGAGCAAGATGCTGCTTAGGATGTATGGAGATGGCGATGAGGAGTTCTTTAATGTAGAGAGGAGCGATGAAGATGGAGGAGGAGTCACGTTGCGGTGGTTGGATCAGCCGCTTTACACGGTCTCGGCTTGGAGTGTCGGAGGGAGTTCTTAG